The genomic DNA GACAGTTCACGGTATATTCCTCTGGCGACCAACGCGGTGAGGATGGGAACTCTCGTGGCAAAGAATCTGATGGAACCTCAAGTCCGCTATATGGGAACCCAGGGTACTTCGGGGATAAAAATTTACGATCTGAATATTGCCTCTACGGGACTGACCGCCGCCGCGGCTGAAAGTGAAGGTCTGATCGTCGATTCGGTAACGATCGAGGAAAACCACAGACCCGAGTTTATGCCGGATTTTGAAAAAGTAAGGCTGACTCTCGTATTTGAAAAAGAGAGCCAGCGGATTGTCGGCGCACAGCTCAGGTCAAAAATCGATCTGACACAGTCCATCAACACCATATCAGTTGCCATTCAGAATCACATGACGCTGCCCGAACTGGCGCTGACGGACTTCTTCTTCCAGCCCCACTACAACAAGCCCTGGAATTTTATCAACCAGGCTGCTCTGGCAGGGATGGATAAAGTCTGAATTTGAAAATTGCGGTTCCTGCTCATGAATGCGGAGCGGGAACCGCTTTTCAGAATCCAGTCTCCGCTAAAAGATCCTCTGCAAGGTGAAATCCACCCAGAAAAAACCGTATTGCTGCTTTAAATCTTCAGTCAGCAGACGGCTCAGATCTTCTACTGGATCTTCGAGAGTGCTCCACAGCTCACGGTCCGCTTCGTATCCCGTCTGTATAAAAATCATATTGGGATAAAAAATGTCCCCCCAGACCCGGAACTCCTCTTTCATGGCGTTGAGAGAGGAAAACTCCTGAGAATCATTGACGAAAATTATATCGCCCCGGAACTGCGGCGGCATCCAGCGGGCATCCCAGTGCTTGAGAAAAAGCCGGTAATCATCATTATAGGATCTGACGAGAGATTCCCACTTCTGCGCTGTCTGATCATCAGCCCTGGAACCCCATCCGTCGGTACCTTTAATTCTGTACCACTCCAGATCCACGCCGAAACCGACCACCGAAGGATGATCTCCGTACTTATCGAGAACCAGACGTATAAGATCTTCGATATCGCCGTCACCCGGCTCAACCTGAAGAAAAACCTCAATCCCCTTTCTGTCAAAAAGATCGAGAAACACTTCATTTTCATCATAAGTGGAAAAAAGGACATTCTCAGACAGCGCTTCATCTCCCGGGAAATTCAGTCGGCAGAGAGACTCTCCCTTATCGCTGACAATCTCTCCGACAATCCAGATAAGCGCCGGAGAAACCGCATCTGTATCCTTGGCAATGCTTTTAACCATGGAGCTCCATTCTTCTGGATCGGGAAAAGGCCTTATTCCGTAACGGGAAGACCGGGCCCCGCCGTAGACCATTTGACTGTCGGAACCGGCGCAGGAAACCAGAATAAGAATTAACGATAAGAGCAGTATAAATCGGCTTGTCATTTCTACTCCTTGGTATAATCCAGTCTGTCAGAGATGTATTTATTTGTGAAGGTCAAAATGAGAATCACAAAGAACATCAGCCAGGAAACAGCTGCAGCCCGACCGAAACGGGCCATTCTGAAACCGAGAGTCATAAAGAGAAGAGTCGTTGTCAGCCCCGAATTCTGAACACCGCCGAACTGTCTGTAATCTCCGCACAGCATATAGGGTTCCGCAAAGAGCTGCATACCGAAAATGAGACTCATGGAAACAGAAAAGAAGATGATGGGAATCATAAGAGGAACGGTAACTCTCAGGTGTTGGGAGAATTCCGATGCTCCATCGATCCGCGCCGCTTCATAGAGCTCCGGAGGAATGCCCTGAAGTCCCGCCATATAAATAATGGTGTAATAACCGATAAACCGCCAATTGAGAATGATCGAAATAGAAGCCTTGATGGCAACAGGATCTCTGAGCCACTGAATCGGCTCAAACCCGAGGTTGTTTACGATAAAGTTAAGCGGACCCGAACCGGTGGGATTGTATAGCTGCTGAAAAATGATGGCGACAGAAACCGCACTGGTGATATAAGGGAGAAAGTAGACCGTCTTGAAGAAATCCCGCCCCCTGACAAACTGTCTGTTAAGAAATATGGCCAGTGGCAGAGAGATCAAGTGTTGAAGAAGAGAACCCGTGACCAGTAGAATCAGGGTATTTTTCAGGGAGATCCAGAAGAGCGGATCCCGTTCGGCACCGAAAAAGCGGCTGTAGTTTCTCAATCCCATAAACTGGACAGCACCGGTGTTCCCCCATTTAAAAAAGGAGATATAGGCGGAATAGCCGATCGGATAGACTCCGAAAATGAGAAAAAGGATAAAAAAAGGCAGGATATAGAGATATGGTGTAATTTTCATGGAATTCAGTTTCATAATTTGTCTCCTGTCAGCCTTTAATGCTTCCTGCGGTGAGGTTGGAAATCATCCTCTTTGAAAAGAAGATGAGTACGAGGGTCAGCGGCATAACGGCGATGGCGTTTCCAACCATCATAGCCCCTGTACCTCCACCGGAACGGCTTCTGATCGATGCCAGAATAATGGGCAATGTGGTGATCTCCGTTTTTCTGAGAAGAATGAGGGGCATGAGAAAGTCGTTCCAGGCTCCCAGAAAAGTGAGCATTCCCAGTATGGAAAGCCCCGCTTTAGCGAGAGGAAAGACGATTGTCAGGAGAATGCGGAATTCTCCCATGCCGTCGATTCGGGCCGCATTGAGCAGATCCACGGGAACCGATGTTTTAATGAACTGGGTCATGAGAAAGATTCCGAAAACATTAGCCATTCCCGGAACGATCAGGGGATACCAGGTATTCATCCACCCCAGTTTGATAACGATCTGGAAAAAAGGGATAATGTTGAGCGAAGCGGGAATCATAAAAGTGACCAGAATGATTTTAAAAAAAAGCTCCTTGCCTTTGAAACGGTAGAGGGCAAAAGCCGCTCCGCCCATGGTACAGAAAAAAAGCACAGAAACTGTAGCCAGACTCGAAATGAGAATACTATTGATAAAATTCCGCCAGAATGAGGGAACTTCATTGAAAAGGTGTGCCCAGTTCTGCGCCAGTCCGTCTCCAAAAAAGATATGGGGCGGGATAGTAAACATATTGGAATCGGGCCAGCTCGCCATTACAAAAATATAGTAGAAGGGAAAAATAAATATAAAGGCGAAAAGGAAAAGGAAGAAATAGGTAAAAACTTTTCCTGTCAGCCCTTTAAATGGGTTCATAAAATATCCTTTGGTGAATATGAGAGAAAAGGGGGCCGAGAGAGCCCCCTTTCAGAGAAAGAATCAGTCCATGCTGGCTTTCAGATTGTCGACAACATACTGATAGGCTTCTTCAGGTGTGTATTCTCCGGCAACGACTCCGTTGACGGCACTCTGCCAGAAACCTCTGGCCATCTGGTCATATTCTCCTGATGAAACGGCGGGAATGTGCTTTGCGACATCGGCATAGATAAGTTTAACTTCCTGGCCTCCGAAGTATTCATCTCCGCCGGCCATGCGGGGATCATCGAAGCAGGATACGAGGGCCGGGAAAGATCCGATCATATCCAAAGTGGACATCTGGGCATCCTGATTAGTACAAATATACTTGAGTATATCGTAGGCAAGTGGTTTCTTTTCTTCATTGACGCTTTCGGGAATTCCCATAAATGAACCGCCCATATTGATATAGGAACCGCCGGGAATGTATCCGACTCTCCACTCCCCTACCTGGTCGGAAGCCATCCAGCCTTTAAGAGCTCCGGCGAACCAGGCACCCATAAGAGATGTGGCAAAACTTCCGCTTGAGTACCCGGCTTCCCATGGCTCGGTCCAGGCCTCGTAGTCGGCGTGAATTCCCATTTCATCCATTTTGGCAACCATTCCGAGAATATTTGTAAACTTTTCTTTCGGCTGAAGAAGCTGTCCCTTATCGTCGATCCAGCAGCCGATACCGTTATTGATGGAAACGAGGGCCAGTTCCTGAGCGGAGGAAAGCATCCACTGATCAGCGGAACCATCGTTGTCCGTATCTTTTGTCACAACCGAACCGGCTTCCAGATACTCATCCCAGGAAGCCATTCTGTCAAAATCATAACCGCTTTTTTCAGCCATTTCTTTTCTATAAAACATTACCGCAGGAGCGATATCGACAGGAAGCGCGATAAGGGCGTTATCTTCCGTTCTGGCGTTGGCCGCCGCAAAAGGAGCCAGTTTTTTGACATCGGCTTCACCTGTATAAGGAGCCTGGGAGAGATCGGTAAATCCCCCGCCTGTTACAAACTGCCCGATAAAACCTTCATCGATGACCTCGATATCATTGGCACCGGCACCAGCGGCGATTACGGAGACCAGTCTTTCATGATGTCCATCCCAGTCCATTTTTGACAATTTAACAGTGACATCGGGAAATTTGGCTTTAAAATCGTCTGAAGCGATAATAGCTCCGTAAGCATCTTCGAGTTCATCAAACACCCCGATGGTGATGACATTGGGATTTTCAGCATCTCCCTGCTGGCCATTGGCCATGAGGAAACTGAGAGGCAGGAACATGAATATCAGTACTGCCGGAATAAAACTTTTTTTCATTGTAACAACTCCTTTGTTTTTTCATTTTTACGTGAAAACAAAAAGGTAAAAAAAATCAGAAAGGAGAATTACAATGACCTGTCCTGACTTAATCACTTTCATTTTCACGTAAAAACAAATACAGAATAGCGTCATTCGATAATTTTGGCAAGAATTAATTTCATCTGTTTTAGATTTATCAAAGCAATGGAAAAAAATATAAGGAAAGAGCTAATGGAACAAAGAGCATAAACCGAGCCCCGAGAACTATAAGAAAAACCTGTAGAAAAAGCTATTCGGCAAGATACATATCCCGGGACCGGGACTCGATGAACTCTGAAACAGTGGCAGGTTTTTAAATGTTTCAATGATGTGTGCTTTAATCATTTTCATTTTCTCCGGTTTTCAATAAATTGCCGCTCATAATCTCCCGGCTGAGAGCTTCCATAAAACGGGCAGCCGGTGCTCCGTCAATAATATCATGATCAAATGATACGGTCAGGCACTGGTGAATGCGGGATTGAAAACCTTCGGGAGTCTCAATGACACGATTGATTCTACTGCCCACGGTGAGCAGGACAGTAGCCGAACCATGGGGAATAAACCACACAGGCTCCCGGCAGAACATGCCGACAGAAGTGATGGCCAGTTTTCCGTACTTGGCGCCCATGGCTTTGTTTCTGTCAGCCATAGAGACGAATATCTTAAGCAGGAATCCGGGAATGTATTTTATCAGTTTCATATTCCCGAGACTTCCGAAGTCCTCATCGACCCGTTTCTGAGCCTCACGGATTTCCTTATGAATATCCCCGATTCCTTTTTCCTGACAGGTTTTTAGGGCAAGAGGTTCGGGTACATACTCCTCCCCGATCTTCCTCTCCATAAGCACACTGATATTTACGTCCTTGAGAAGAACCAGCCTACGTCCGGATATGAAGGAATTAAAACGGGGGAATTGTTCGATTGTTTTTGCAAGACAGGACACGAGATATGCCGTAAAAGACAGCTTTTCCTTCCCGTTTTCTCGGATCTGTCTGATCAAAGACAAGGGGATTGAAATATCCACTTCGGTCATGCTGTGAATGGTGTTTTTTTTCGCCGTTATGGCAGCCGATGCTCGAACCATTTTCCTGAGGAAACTGAGTGTCTCCTGTGTGTATTCCTTTCCCATAAGCTACTAAAACTCCAGTTTCAAACCGACACCGGCCTCTTCAATAGAGACAACTGATGATAATTCTATCTTTGACTTCAAATCAGTACAGTGACAGGGGTGCATAGTTTCGATATCTGAATCTTTCAGATACTTCTTTGTCTGATCCATCGTGCTCAAATCAGGATTCTGAAGATGAAATCCGCCGATGACATCTCTGATTTTTTTCTCATGGCAGACCTCTTTTGCATACTCTATGATATTGCAGATTCCCGAGTGGGAGCACCCTGTCAGAATAACCAGCCCTTCACGACTTTTATAGACAAGAGCCGAGTCATCGGGAATCGAATCACCAAGATCCTGATTTTCCTTAAAACCGATTGTATGCAACCCCTCAAAGGTATTTCTCCGGGGGATTTCTCCGAGGAAAACGATCCTGTCATTTATCCAGTAAGGCTCTTTAAAAAATTGCAGTTTGAAAAATTTCCTCAGCTTATCCTCTGATATGAGAGAGCCGATATCGTAATAGCCCTCGAGGTTGATATCCGTGAAAACCAGGGGATGAGCTATGAGAACGGGCTGTTTTAATTGATGACCTTCAAAAGCCTGTTCCGCATAAAAGCGAATGAGGGGATCAAGCCCCCAGGTGTGATCGAGATGCCCGTGAGATAGCACAATGTAATCGGTTCGGGAAATATCGATTCCCATCTTTCCGGCATTATCCATAAAGATGCGGGAATACCCGACATCAAAAAGAATAGAGGTGTCCTCATCTTCCAGATAAACGGAAAACCCCGGCTCTCCGAGAAAGTATCTATCAATGAGTGTATTGTTATCGGTCAGTATGGACAGCTTCATAGTATTACCCCGGAAAGGAATGACATGGAATCAAATCCCTTTCTTTTAATCTCCTGCAGAATATTATAGCTGAAAGATTTGTGATGATTGATGATTTTTGTGTGAACCTGAATCATAGACACAACATCCTCAAAGGTTATTTCACCATTTTTAGCGGCAATTCCCGTGAGATAGAAGAGAATCAGCGTATAGCGGAGAATCAGCATGACATAGCCGTCGAATGAATTTTCATTAACGGAAAAGGGGAAATTCTCCTGAAAAATCATATTGACCAGAAAATGCTCAAAAAGATGGGAATTTTTATCAATAAAAGGTCTTAGCACTCTCTCTACAGTTGCGAGAAATTCGTTAAGAGATGATTCGGGAAATGAATCCAGAACAAGATGTGTGTACCGGGTAAAAACAAGGCTGTCGTCTTCTCCAATCAACCCCAGAGACTCTATTGTGTATATCAGCAGATCCAGGTGATTGGCTGAAAAGGAGGGTTCACTCACAGAGGAGGCTTCTTTCCCGGAAAGCTTTTCCATTTCCAAACCGAGCTTTATCAATCTATTTCCCAAAGAAAGAGTCCGGTCCTGCATAATTTCGATTGAACGGAATCTTAACTCGGCTAGATTTCTAATGGGTGAGTTTTTCCAGGTTTTGTCTGTTGTACAGATTTCACTATTGATTATGAATCGTTTTACGTTGAACTCACTTTCTATAAACTCTATGGGCTCATTGTACGCCAGAAGCTTTCTTACCGCTTCAGGACAGGACATATAAAAAGAGAGCTCGCAAATTCCGTTAAGAATATTGTAATTACGGGGAAAGGTGTAACAGACATTGGAAAGTGAATCTTCACCAATGGAACTCTGGATTTTACAGAGCTTCTTATTATCGAGAAAAGGACACCACCGGTTCTCTCTGATAGCGATTTTCCCGTAGTCGACCTCTTTGCTGTAGCTTGATTTATTCCGGTAGACATTTTCTGATATCAAAGGCTTCAAGTCAGGATTCTTCGATTTTCTGTAGTCTTTGTATGTTTGTTTGTCTATTTCGATATCCCATCCTATGCAGCAGCTATCTTCGCAGGTTCCGCCTATGCATTTGAAGTCTGAGATATAAGATGGCGATATCAATTTTAAGGGGTCTTTCATTTCGAGCTCCGTGGTATCGGGATGAATATATTGTAATGCAAAATAGTGAGGTTGTCTTTGGAGCTGAGATGATAGACTGATGATTAACCGGGGTTCTTCTCAGTAATGTTTATCCCCTAAAACAGAAATGGGTATCCTCATCTAGAACACGAAGAAACTCATCCAGTGATTTGACAACCGGAACCGGATCATAGGATATCCATTTCATGTTGGATCGCTGCCAGAAGATCTTCCAGGAATCCGATTTTCTCTCATAGGTTGACTTGGCAATCGGGATTTCCCTGTGAGGAAGTTCCGTTCCGGCCGGGCGTGGCCGTCACCGACAGAGAAGTGAAAAGATCCTCAGAATGAGCTTACTATAACGTAAATTCTGTCGAAGACCGAAGCCATGACGGCGGGGGGATGGACCTGCCGGATTATTGCAAATCTATAAAATGTCCATATGCCCAGCCTTCTAGACCATCCTCGGTTCTTATTTTATACCAAACAGAATTCATTTCACCGATCTGCATTGGTTCTTCTGTATGATCAAGAATTCGGACCTTTTGGTTTTTATCAAGATATCCTATTTGTTCACCATTTAGATTCGGTTGAGTTCTGATACGAACTCTGTAGTTGTTTAGGATACCATATGAAAAATTATTCTGTTTACTTGAGCTTTGTCCCAATCCGACTTTTATAGAATCAAAAATCAGATTCCATCCACAAAAGTATTTTGAGTACTCGGGAATATTTTTTAATACACCTTCAGAAATTTCATTATAGAAATCATATTCAAAACTCTTGGTATACCAATAACCTTGTCTTTCTTCAAAAAAACTAGGATTTGCAACAGGAATCTTATACAAAGGATCATTAAAACTATAAAAAAGACGATATAGTTTTTCATTTTTGATAAAGATTATTTCAAAATCAAAATCAGAAGGATAGAAACTGTTCTCCTTTGAATATCGAAAAATTATTTCTCCAATTGTATTTCCATCTAGAGTAAACTTCTCATATTCAAAGTATTGACTACCATATTCGGCTGAGAAAGTCTTATATTTTCCAGGAGTTTCCAAATAGGAATATATCACAGAATCACTTACTGAGTTACTTCTAATCAATGACTCAAAATCAGGATTAAAAACTCTATCAGGAAAATCATCAATTATTGAACTGATATTAAAAGCTTCAATTCTATAGACATACATGTTTTCACTTTCAAATTTTTTAACCATTTCAGATTTAAGCTGTCTTTCTGACTTAGTTCCCATAACTCTAATATCATGATATTTTACAGCAAAATCAGGGATATCTATCAGAAAGGGGAGTTCATCAGGACTGATTGATTCTGAATAGAACATCGAATTTATCAAGCATATAAAAAGCAGTATAATAATTTTATTTTTCATATATAATAAACCCTTAATATTTAAAATTTAAGATTCTGTATTCACCTAATCCTTTAGTAGCAAGAGGGAGTTGCGTGGCATCTATTATAGAATTGTCCCACACGTCATTTGCTAATAAGCCTCCAGGCAATTCATTTACAAAATGATTTACTTTCCCAGAACCTGTCTTATCCCATGCAAGAATTGTATGAAATCCTTTATCACTGAAAGACCACTCCCCATAAAGATTTAAAGTTCCCCACATTGCATTAGCGGCTCCACTCCAATCTTTAACATAGGCATCTTTGCCATCGATCATTCCTGCATCTATTGCTGCTCCCATCATAGTTTCAGCTTTGTCTAGAGAAAGAGCATCTCCAGTTATAGAAGTATACTCCGTTGACAGTTCATTCAATAAAGAAGTAGCAGCACATGCTGTTTTTTCATCAAACTCCCATCCAAGCTTTTGCCCTGTTGGATCAGTAAAGTCTAGTTGACTGAAATATTTTGAATCGGTCATTTCAGTTTCTGTAACAATTTCGCCGTCATATTCTCCGACAACAGAAACCAATCCACTAGGATCTTTGAACTTCAACGGATTATTACCAACATAGGAATAAGGATACATAGATTCAAAAAGATTAAAACCACTGCGAAGATTTCCTTTATCATCCATAGGACTCACTAATGTGAAGATTGCCGGATCCGCACTCATCCACTTGCTCGTCATTGGATTCTGATACCTCGCACTCATGTAATACAGCCCGGTCTCCTCATCCCACTCCTTGCCGGTAAAGCGATAAGTCTCTCTCTGGAGGCCATCAAAGCCACTTAGAGCATACTTTTTTCTTTAGAAATTAAACGATTAAGCTATCACTTTTCACAGTCTAACCCCATAGAATGAGCTTTTCAATCATTTCTTTGCGTACTTCGTCACATGCTCCGCTCTGTCATGAAGATTCTGTCTCAATGCTTTCAGGCTTTTTATATACTCCAAGTCTTCGATAATTTATCTATCGAAATAGCGACTTACAACTGGTTTAAGCAAGTAATTGAAATAAAACATCCTTTGGAGAAGTACTTTCAATATAATTGTATGTACATTTACCGTACAAAGAGTTATATTATTCATAGGAGGAAGATATGGTTAACACAAAAGCCAGCCGAATTGAAATTAGA from Spirochaeta isovalerica includes the following:
- a CDS encoding 2-oxo acid dehydrogenase subunit E2 — its product is MGKEYTQETLSFLRKMVRASAAITAKKNTIHSMTEVDISIPLSLIRQIRENGKEKLSFTAYLVSCLAKTIEQFPRFNSFISGRRLVLLKDVNISVLMERKIGEEYVPEPLALKTCQEKGIGDIHKEIREAQKRVDEDFGSLGNMKLIKYIPGFLLKIFVSMADRNKAMGAKYGKLAITSVGMFCREPVWFIPHGSATVLLTVGSRINRVIETPEGFQSRIHQCLTVSFDHDIIDGAPAARFMEALSREIMSGNLLKTGENEND
- a CDS encoding carbohydrate ABC transporter permease, whose amino-acid sequence is MNPFKGLTGKVFTYFFLFLFAFIFIFPFYYIFVMASWPDSNMFTIPPHIFFGDGLAQNWAHLFNEVPSFWRNFINSILISSLATVSVLFFCTMGGAAFALYRFKGKELFFKIILVTFMIPASLNIIPFFQIVIKLGWMNTWYPLIVPGMANVFGIFLMTQFIKTSVPVDLLNAARIDGMGEFRILLTIVFPLAKAGLSILGMLTFLGAWNDFLMPLILLRKTEITTLPIILASIRSRSGGGTGAMMVGNAIAVMPLTLVLIFFSKRMISNLTAGSIKG
- a CDS encoding SH3 domain-containing protein, coding for MKNKIIILLFICLINSMFYSESISPDELPFLIDIPDFAVKYHDIRVMGTKSERQLKSEMVKKFESENMYVYRIEAFNISSIIDDFPDRVFNPDFESLIRSNSVSDSVIYSYLETPGKYKTFSAEYGSQYFEYEKFTLDGNTIGEIIFRYSKENSFYPSDFDFEIIFIKNEKLYRLFYSFNDPLYKIPVANPSFFEERQGYWYTKSFEYDFYNEISEGVLKNIPEYSKYFCGWNLIFDSIKVGLGQSSSKQNNFSYGILNNYRVRIRTQPNLNGEQIGYLDKNQKVRILDHTEEPMQIGEMNSVWYKIRTEDGLEGWAYGHFIDLQ
- a CDS encoding ABC transporter substrate-binding protein, with amino-acid sequence MKKSFIPAVLIFMFLPLSFLMANGQQGDAENPNVITIGVFDELEDAYGAIIASDDFKAKFPDVTVKLSKMDWDGHHERLVSVIAAGAGANDIEVIDEGFIGQFVTGGGFTDLSQAPYTGEADVKKLAPFAAANARTEDNALIALPVDIAPAVMFYRKEMAEKSGYDFDRMASWDEYLEAGSVVTKDTDNDGSADQWMLSSAQELALVSINNGIGCWIDDKGQLLQPKEKFTNILGMVAKMDEMGIHADYEAWTEPWEAGYSSGSFATSLMGAWFAGALKGWMASDQVGEWRVGYIPGGSYINMGGSFMGIPESVNEEKKPLAYDILKYICTNQDAQMSTLDMIGSFPALVSCFDDPRMAGGDEYFGGQEVKLIYADVAKHIPAVSSGEYDQMARGFWQSAVNGVVAGEYTPEEAYQYVVDNLKASMD
- the fliB gene encoding flagellin lysine-N-methylase, translated to MKDPLKLISPSYISDFKCIGGTCEDSCCIGWDIEIDKQTYKDYRKSKNPDLKPLISENVYRNKSSYSKEVDYGKIAIRENRWCPFLDNKKLCKIQSSIGEDSLSNVCYTFPRNYNILNGICELSFYMSCPEAVRKLLAYNEPIEFIESEFNVKRFIINSEICTTDKTWKNSPIRNLAELRFRSIEIMQDRTLSLGNRLIKLGLEMEKLSGKEASSVSEPSFSANHLDLLIYTIESLGLIGEDDSLVFTRYTHLVLDSFPESSLNEFLATVERVLRPFIDKNSHLFEHFLVNMIFQENFPFSVNENSFDGYVMLILRYTLILFYLTGIAAKNGEITFEDVVSMIQVHTKIINHHKSFSYNILQEIKRKGFDSMSFLSGVIL
- a CDS encoding MBL fold metallo-hydrolase; protein product: MKLSILTDNNTLIDRYFLGEPGFSVYLEDEDTSILFDVGYSRIFMDNAGKMGIDISRTDYIVLSHGHLDHTWGLDPLIRFYAEQAFEGHQLKQPVLIAHPLVFTDINLEGYYDIGSLISEDKLRKFFKLQFFKEPYWINDRIVFLGEIPRRNTFEGLHTIGFKENQDLGDSIPDDSALVYKSREGLVILTGCSHSGICNIIEYAKEVCHEKKIRDVIGGFHLQNPDLSTMDQTKKYLKDSDIETMHPCHCTDLKSKIELSSVVSIEEAGVGLKLEF
- a CDS encoding carbohydrate ABC transporter permease, which gives rise to MKLNSMKITPYLYILPFFILFLIFGVYPIGYSAYISFFKWGNTGAVQFMGLRNYSRFFGAERDPLFWISLKNTLILLVTGSLLQHLISLPLAIFLNRQFVRGRDFFKTVYFLPYITSAVSVAIIFQQLYNPTGSGPLNFIVNNLGFEPIQWLRDPVAIKASISIILNWRFIGYYTIIYMAGLQGIPPELYEAARIDGASEFSQHLRVTVPLMIPIIFFSVSMSLIFGMQLFAEPYMLCGDYRQFGGVQNSGLTTTLLFMTLGFRMARFGRAAAVSWLMFFVILILTFTNKYISDRLDYTKE
- a CDS encoding DUF3024 domain-containing protein, whose product is MPIAKSTYERKSDSWKIFWQRSNMKWISYDPVPVVKSLDEFLRVLDEDTHFCFRG